GGGGCCGCTTTGGATGGTCAGTTCGATGTTCAGGTCGGGATGCAGCTTCAGAAATTCGGAGATGGCGCGCGCGATATGGGTGGCGCCGATTACCGGCGGGGCGCTGATCCGCAGCGAGCCGCGCGGCTCGGTCTGCAGGTGAGTGACCTGCGATTCCATTTCCTCGATGTCGAGCAGGACCTGTTGGCAGCGTTCGAAATACGCGGCGCCGACTTCGGTCAGACTCAGGCTGCGCGTGGTGCGGTTGAACAGGCGGGTGCCGAGCGCGCTTTCCAGGTGGATGATGTGCTTGGTCGCCATCGCCCGGGAAATATCCAGATCGCGGGCGCCGCCGGCAAAGCTTCCCGCTTTCGCGACACGGACGAAAACGTTCATGCTGGTCAATTTATCCACGGGATTCTCCTGCAATCAAGCTGGGTTTGGCGGGTTTAAGGTTTAAGGGAAACGCGGAATCGCAGGACGGGATTGCCAATCCTATGCGGCCAAAGTGAGGGAGCGGTACATCGTCGAAATTTTAAGTTGTTTCATATGAGGAAACAATGAATTTATTATATGCGTTATTGTATCCTATTTTAAAGACTGTATAGTAAGAGCGTCACAGATTTTTCTCTGTTTCATCGGGCGGCGCCTCCTCAAATTTATTCGCTGCTTGATTTTTCCGCCTCCCTTCGCCATTTTCGAAGGGAGGTTTTTTTTTGTCTATTTCTTCGGGGCCCGGCATTGCGGCGCCGGATTGCGCCCGTTTCCAGAGCAAGTCTTCGATGCCGCATTGCGGCGCGAAGCCCGAGACCGCTTGCAGCAAAATTTCCCGAATTTGTACGTGATCGTCCCGTTCTGCCGCCCTGTCCAGGCATTCCAGACGTTTACGAAGGTCCGCCCAGGCGATTACGTGTTCTTCGGCGCGCATGATGCGGGGATGTTCGGTTTCCGTTACATGGTTTCCAATCAGCAATTCTTCGTAAAGTTTTTCGCCGGGTCTGAGCCCGGTAAAGCGGATTTCGATTTCGCCGTCCGGATGTTCTCGATCCTTGATTTCGAGGCCGCTCAGATGAATCATCCGCTTGGCCAGGTCGAGAATGCGGACAGGCTCGCCCATGTCGAGCACGAAGACGTCGCCACCGCCGCCCATCGCCCCGGCCTGAATGACCAGTTGCGCGGCTTCGGGTATCGTCATGAAATAACGGATGATATTCGGGTCGGTGACCGTGACCGGGCCGCCGTGTTTGATTTGTTCCTTGAACAACGGCACGACCGAGCCGGAAGAGCCGAGAACGTTGCCGAAGCGGACCATCGTGAAGCGGGTGGACTGCCGGACGGACGGCTCGGCGCTGAAGGCCTGCAGGATCAGTTCGGCGAAACGTTTGGTAGCGCCCATCGTGTTGGTCGGGCGTACCGCCTTATCGGTCGAGATTAGCACGAAGGTTTCGACCCGCGCCGTTACGGCCGCTTCGGCCGAGCGCAGAGTGCCGAATATATTGTTGCGTATCGCCGCGACCGGATTGTGTTCGACGATCGGTACGTGCTTGTAGGCGGCCGCGTGGTAGATCGTCTGTACCTTGAAAGTTTTGCAGATTTTGGTCAGGCGCGGCGCATCGGTTACGGAGCCCAGGATCGCATAGATCGGCGTTCTTTCGTTCCCGCCGTTGCGGGAAGACAGCAGCTCCCGTTCGATCGCGTACAGGGCGTATTCGCTCAGTTCGAACAGCACCAGCGCGGACGGCTGCAGCGCGACGAGCTGCCGGCACAGTTCCGATCCGATCGAACCGCCTGCGCCGGTCACCATGACCGTTTTGCCGGTGATATTCGCATGCAGCAGATCGGGGTTGGGCGTCACCGGATCTCGGCCCAGGAGATCCTCGATGCCGACTTCGCGGAGGCTATCGAAAGTGATTTTACCTTCGGCGATTTCCGATACGCACGGCATCGACAGGACATGCACGGCATAGGGTTCGAGCATCCGGATCAATTCGCTTTGGCGCGATCTTTTGGCGGACGGTATCGCCAGCAGGACGCTTGAAACCGCGTAGCGGTCGATCAGGTAACTCAGGGCCGAAAACGGATAAATCCTGAGACCGTGAATTTTGTGTTTATGAAGCGACGAATCGTCGTCGATGAAGGCGACCGGTTCGAATTCGCGGCCGAGCGATAGGGCCGAGGCCAGCTGCACACCGCCGCTGCCGGCGCCGTAAATGAGCACTTTCTTCTTCGGCTGCAGGGAGAACTTATGCCCGCCGCCGAGCCGGGCATAGGTGTCGCCGAGCCACCAGCGCGCGAAAAATCGGCTGCTGCCGACCAGCAGGGTCATGATCAGCCAGTTCAGAATGGGGACCGTCCTCGGCAGGTTGCGGATGCCGCTCTCGTAAAAGATGAAAGGCAGGAAATAAATGGCCGCGAAGGCCCCGGCATAGAGAGCGACCGCCTGTACGATCGTCCATAACGCTTTGATTTCGATATAGCGGATGATGGCCCGGTACAGGCCGAGGCGAATGAAAATCGGAACGGCCAGCATGGGCGCGACCGCGATCAGCGTCCACTCGATATTTCGAGGGACGAACAGGATGCCCCAGCGCAGCGAAAAAGCCGACCATAAAGCCAGGACCGCAAACACGACATCGGCCCCGATCAGAATCAGGGCTTTCCGGGAGCGGGGTTGCCCGATGAACCAATGCGCCAGCCGGGACTTCATCCGCGCATTTCTTCGCCGCCCGCGTTGAATTTGATCGCGGACAGAAGCAGGGGCAGGTAGGCCAGGGCGACGCCCGCGATACCGTTCAATACGCCGAGGCCGATCAGGATCGCCGACGGCAGCAGCCAGAACAGATTGACCGCGCCGACGAATAAACTTACGGTTTTATGTGAGCCGTAACGGCGCGCCGCAAACTGGTAGGCATGGCTGCGGTGCGCTTCGTGCAGCCTTTCGCCGCGCCGGAAGCGCCGCCATAAGGTCCAGGTCGCGTCGACGATGAACACGCCCAGAAGGCACAGCCAGCTCCAGAAAAGAGCCGGGTCCAGCCAGGCCGCCTGCAGCGAGAGCATACCCAGGACGATGCCTAAAAAACCACTGCCCGCATCGCCCATGAAGATCCGGGCGGGCGGAAAATTCCAGAGCAGGAAACCGGCGGCGGCGGCCGCGAGCAGGGCCGGTTCCAGCCAGGCTTGGTAATGGCCGCCGATCAGAAACAACATCGAACCGCCCAGGCAGGCGGTGACCGCTTCGATGCCCGCGATGCCGTCGATGCCGTCCATGAAATTGTACAGGTTCAGCAGCCAGACCAGATAGAGGAGCCCGAAGAGGTGGCCGAATCCGCCGAGATCGACCGTCTCCCCGAACAAGAGCAGAGGCGGAAAGCCGCCCAGCCAGTAAAGGCCCCAGCCCGCGCCGGCAAAATGCGCCAGAAGCCGCCATCCGGCCGGGATATGGCGATGGTCGTCCAGGAAACCGATGAAGGCGACCCAGGTACCGGCACCGATCAAGGCTAGGCTCTGGTTGGCAGTCAGTACGTCCAGGGCGGACAGTGCGACGAGGCCGGCCGA
The genomic region above belongs to Methylomicrobium agile and contains:
- a CDS encoding MraY family glycosyltransferase, whose protein sequence is MIEAGGLLLSALAAFLLTGLIRRYALRSNLIDVPNRRSSHTQPTPRGGGMAIVAVFSAGLVALSALDVLTANQSLALIGAGTWVAFIGFLDDHRHIPAGWRLLAHFAGAGWGLYWLGGFPPLLLFGETVDLGGFGHLFGLLYLVWLLNLYNFMDGIDGIAGIEAVTACLGGSMLFLIGGHYQAWLEPALLAAAAAGFLLWNFPPARIFMGDAGSGFLGIVLGMLSLQAAWLDPALFWSWLCLLGVFIVDATWTLWRRFRRGERLHEAHRSHAYQFAARRYGSHKTVSLFVGAVNLFWLLPSAILIGLGVLNGIAGVALAYLPLLLSAIKFNAGGEEMRG
- a CDS encoding polysaccharide biosynthesis protein, yielding MKSRLAHWFIGQPRSRKALILIGADVVFAVLALWSAFSLRWGILFVPRNIEWTLIAVAPMLAVPIFIRLGLYRAIIRYIEIKALWTIVQAVALYAGAFAAIYFLPFIFYESGIRNLPRTVPILNWLIMTLLVGSSRFFARWWLGDTYARLGGGHKFSLQPKKKVLIYGAGSGGVQLASALSLGREFEPVAFIDDDSSLHKHKIHGLRIYPFSALSYLIDRYAVSSVLLAIPSAKRSRQSELIRMLEPYAVHVLSMPCVSEIAEGKITFDSLREVGIEDLLGRDPVTPNPDLLHANITGKTVMVTGAGGSIGSELCRQLVALQPSALVLFELSEYALYAIERELLSSRNGGNERTPIYAILGSVTDAPRLTKICKTFKVQTIYHAAAYKHVPIVEHNPVAAIRNNIFGTLRSAEAAVTARVETFVLISTDKAVRPTNTMGATKRFAELILQAFSAEPSVRQSTRFTMVRFGNVLGSSGSVVPLFKEQIKHGGPVTVTDPNIIRYFMTIPEAAQLVIQAGAMGGGGDVFVLDMGEPVRILDLAKRMIHLSGLEIKDREHPDGEIEIRFTGLRPGEKLYEELLIGNHVTETEHPRIMRAEEHVIAWADLRKRLECLDRAAERDDHVQIREILLQAVSGFAPQCGIEDLLWKRAQSGAAMPGPEEIDKKKPPFENGEGRRKNQAANKFEEAPPDETEKNL